Below is a window of Methylosinus sp. PW1 DNA.
ACGACGCCGAGCTGGCGTAGAAACGCGCCCTGCGTCACCGGCCCTTGCACTTTCGCGCCGGCCGCCGTCGCGGCGCGCGCCAGCGCAGCGAAATCGACATGTGTGGTGAGATCGGCCTCGCCCGGCGCCTCCAGCGGATCGACATAGGCGTGGCGCGACACGGCCTGCAATGTCTCGCCCAGCGCCGTCTGCGCATAGCCATAGTCGATGACGAGCAGCGCCCCGCCCTGTGCGACAAGACGCGCGGCGATATCGCGCATGATGCGCGCGCCGATCGCGCCGATCTCTATGATCGAGCCCTCCGGCGCCGCGACGGTGAGATCGGCCTCGACGCTTTCGCCGACGCCGAAAGCGAGCGCGTCATGCTCGTCCATGCCGACGAGCCGCTCGCTCCAGCCGCGCTCCGTCTGCACGAAATGGCGCACCGGCAGCGCGTCGAAAAACTCATTGGCGATGATGATCGCCGGCCCATCGGGAATGCGCGCGACATCCGCGCTCCAGGAGACTTGCGCCGGCGCATTGGCGAGCGTCTGCCGCTGCCGCGCCTCGAGCACAGGGCTCGTCTCGATGAGATGAACGTCCAGCGCGGAGAGAAAATCCGGCGCGATGCGCGCGACGCGCAGCGCATCCGCCATCAGCGTGCCGCGGCCCGGACCGAGCTCGACGAGCCGCAGCGGCGCAGGCGAGCGCGCTGCGCGCCACGCCTCTTGCGCGAAAAGGCCGATGAGCTCGCCGAACATTTGGCTGATCTCCGGCGCGGTGATGAAATCGCCGCCGGCGCCGAAAGGATCGCGCGTCGTGTAATAGCCCTTGGTGGGATGCGACAGAGCGAGCGTCATGTAGCGCTCTAGCGTGATCGGCCCCTCCTGCGCGATGAGCTCCACTATGTCTTCGCGCAGAGCGCTCATGCTTCGACTTTCTGCGAGCGCAGCGCGTAGAGGATCAATCCCGCGCCGATCACGATCATCGGCGCGGACAGCGCCATGCCCATTGTGAGGCCATTGTCCAAAGCCTCCGACAGCGGATCCGGCTCGCGGAAGAATTCGCTGACGATACGCGCCGCGCCATAGCCGACGCCGAAGAGTCCGGTGGCGAGGCCCGGCCGCTTCAGCGCGCCGCGCTGCGCGGCGATGGCGAGCAGAATATAGAGCGCCACGCCCTCGAGCCCCGCCTCATAGAGCTGGCTCGGATGGCGCGGCGCGTCGCCGGCGCCGGGAAACACCATGGCCCAAGGAACATCGCTCTCGCGGCCCCACATCTCCGGCTTGATGAAATTGGCGAGGCGGCCGAAGAAAATACCGATCGGCGCGACGGTCGCGCAAATATCGGCGACGGTGAGCGCGAGAATCTTCTCGCGCCACGCGAACAGCGTCATGGCCACGATCGCGCCGATCAGCCCGCCGTGAAACGCCATTCCGCCTTTCCAGGTTTTCACGATCTCTTCGGGATGCGCGAAATAGAAGGCGCGCTCATAGAAGAGCACATGGCCGAGCCGGCCGCCGATGATGACGCCGAGCGCGACATAGACGAGCAGATCGTCGAGGCTCTCGCGCGACGGATGCGCGACCTTTCCCCATAAATGCTCACGCGAGACGAGGCGGCGCGCATAGAGCCAGCCGAGCGCGAGCCCGGCGATATAGGCGAGCGCATACCAGCGTATGGGCAGCGGTCCGAGCTCGATCAGAACCGGATCGATCATCGGAAAGGGAAGCGCGAGGATTGGCATGACGACTCGTGGTTGCAGCGAATGGCCGCGAGCTTAGCGCGCGATGGCGCGTCTGTCATGACCGCTTCATTTCGGCTCGAATGGCGCAGGGCGGCGAAAGGCGCCCTGACGCTCGAGCATCCAGCCCGGATACTCCTTCGCCAGCGCGCTCACCGCGTCGAGCCGCTCCATATCCTGCGCATCGAGCTGCAGCTTCGCCGCGGCGAGATTTTGCTCGAGCTGATCGATGCGCCTCGCGCCGATGATGACGCTGGTGACGAAAGGCTTGGCGAGAACATAGGCGAGCGCCACTTCGGCGACGCTCGCGCCATGCTTCGCGCCGATCTCGCGCATCGCCGCGACGCAAGCCCAGGCGCGATCCTTGTCGACGGGTGGGAAATCGAAAGAGACGCGGCGTCCCTCGGCGCCCTCCGGCGCGCCCGGTCCATATTTGCCCGAGAGCAGGCCGCCGGCGAGCGGCGACCACACCATGAGGCCGAGCTTTTCTTCCTGGAGCAGCGGGACGATCTCGCGCTCGAGATCGCGGCCGGCGATGGAATAATAAGCCTGCACCGTCTCGTAGCGCGCAAAGCCGAGCCGCTCGGAAACGCCGAGCGCCTTGGCGATGCGCCACGCCTGCCAATTGGAGAGGCCGATGTAGCGCACCAGCCCGCGCGAGACGAGATCGTCCAGCGCGCGCAATGTCTCCTCTATCGGCGTCACCGCATCATTGCCGTGGATCTGATAGAGATCGATGTGATCGGTCTGCAGGCGCTCGAGGCTCGCCTCGACGCTGTCCATTATATGCCCGCGCGAGGCGCCGCGATCATTGGGACCGGCGCCGGTCTCGCCATAGAATTTCGTGGCGATGACGACGTCCTTGCGCTTCACGCCGAGATCGACGAGCGCCTGCCCCACCATCTTCTCCGAGCGGCCGAAGGAATAGACATCGGCCGTGTCGATGAAATTGACGCCCGCCGCAAAAGCGCGCTCGACGATACGCGTCGCCGCCTGCTGATCGACATCGGCGATCGCGCCCCAGATGCCGGCGCCGCCCGCCTCGCCGAACGTCATCGCGCCGAGGCAGATTTCCGAGACGAAAAGGCCTGTGCGGCCGAGCTGATTGTAACGCATCACGCCGCCTTCGCCTGCGCGCCATATTTGCCGTAGAAGCTCTCGCCCTTCTTCGCCATCTCGCGCAGCTCGGCGGGCGCGGCGAAGCGCTCGCCGTATTTCTGTGCGAGCTCGTCGCAAATGGCGACGAAGGCCGCCGTGCCGACGCCGTCGATGTATGACAAAGTGCCGCCGGTGAAGGGCGCGAAGCCGAAGCCGAGAATCGAGCCGACATCGGCCTCGCGCGGATCGGTGACGACCCCGTCGAACAAGACGCGCGCCGCCTCCACCGCCTGCACGACGAGGAAGCGCTGCTTCAGCTCCTCAACATCTATGGAGTCTGGATCGAGCTTCTCGTCGGCGAGCGCAGAGAGGCCCGGCCACAGGCTTTTCTTTCCGCTCGCCGGATAATCATAGAAACCCTTGCCGTTCTTGCGGCCGAGGCGCCCTTCCTGCTCCACCATGAAATGCAGCACGCGCTCCTGCGTCGGATCGACGGCGGCTGCGCCGAGATCCTTCTTGGTCGCGAGATGAATCTTCCAGGCGAGATCGAGCGCGATCTCGTCATTGAGCGAGAGCGGGCCGACCGGCATTCCGGCCATGCGCGCGGCGGTCTCGATCATCGCCGGCGGCACGCCTTCGGTGAGCATGATCTGCCCTTCGCGCACGAAATTCAGCACGCAGCGATTGGCGTAGAAGCCGCGTGAATCATTGACGACGATCGGCGTCTTCTTCAGCACGCGCACGAAATCGAGCGCCGTCGCCACGGCGCGATCATTGGTCTTCTTGCCGCGGATCACCTCGACGAGCAGCATTTTCTCGACCGGCGAGAAGAAATGAATGCCGACGAAATTCTCGGGGCGAAGCGATGTCTCGGCGAGCGAGGTGATGGGCAGAGTGGAGGTGTTGGAGGCGAAGATCACATCCGGCCCCACGACCGCTTGCGCTTTCTTCGTCACTTCCGCCTTTACGCCGCGCTCCTCGAACACGGCCTCGACGATGAGATCGGCGCCGGCGAGCTTCTCATAATCGGGCGTCGCCGTGATGCGCGAAAGCAGCGCTTCCTTGTCCGCCGCCGTGGCGCGGCCGCGCGAGACCTGGCCTGAGACGAGCTTGTCTATGACGGCCTTGCCCTTGTCGGCGCTCTCCTGATCGCGATCGATCAGCACCACCTCTATGCCGGCGAGCGCGCTGACATAAGCGACGCCCGCGCCCATGAAGCCGGCGCCGAGCACGCCGATCTTGGCGAATTTCGCCGGCGGAATTTCCTTCGGCCGATGCGCGCCCTTCTCCAGCTCGTTCTTGGAGAGGAACAGCGAGCGGATCATCGCCGCGGCCTGCTTGGAGCGCAGAATATGCGCGAACCAGCGCGCCTCGACGCGCAGGCCGAGATCGAAGGGCAATTGCAGCCCCTCGAACACGCTGTGCAATATCGCCTTGGCGGCGGGATAATTGTCGAAGGTCTCGCGGCGGTAGATGGCGTTGGCGGCCGGCCACACCATCATGCCGCCCGGCGAGAACACACGGCCCGACGGCGGCTTGAAGCCTTCGACGTCCCAGGGCGCCTTGCCCTTGCCGCCATCGACGATCCACGCGCGCGCCCGCTCGACGATCTCATTCTCCGGCGCGAGCTCGTGAACGAGTCCGGCGGCCTTGGCTTTGGACGCCTTCAATTGCTCGCCCTTGAACAGCAATTGCAGAGCGTCGCCCGTCTGCATCAGCCGCGCGACGCGCTGCGTGCCGCCGGCGCCGGGGAAGAGGCCGACCTTGATTTCCGGCAGGCCGACCTTGGTTTTGTCGGACTCGGAGAGCACGCGATAATGGCAGGCGAGCGCGAGCTCGAAAGCGCCGCCGAGACAGGCGCCGTGAATGGCGATGGCGAATGGCTTGCCATTGGTCTCGAGCTTGCGATAGAGCAGCGACAATCTGCGCGCGCCTTCGAAGAACTGCTTCAGCGCAGCCTCCTCGCCCTGCTCGCGCACGGCCTTGGCGTATTCCACCGCGCTCTTCTGCAGCATGGAGAGATCGGCGCCGCCGGAGAAGGCCGGCTTGCCCGATGCGATCACGCAGCCCTTGATCTCAGGATTGCTCGCCACCTCGTCGATGACTTTTTCCAATTCGTCCATCACCTCGAAGGTGATGACGTTCATCGAGCGGTCGGGGCTGTCCCAGGTGAGAAGAGCGACGCCGTCGGCGCCGGTCTCGAAACGGAAATTGACGAGGTTCATCGGGTCGCTCCCGCAGGCTTGAAATTCACACGCGCTCGATGATCGTCGCGGTTCCCATTCCCGCGCCGATGCAGAGCGTCACCAGCGCCGTGGACTTGCCGCTGCGCTCCAATTCGTCCAGCGCCGTGCCGACCAGCATCGCGCCCGTGGCGCCGAGCGGATGGCCGAGGGCGATGGCGCCGCCATTGACGTTCACTTTGGAATCGTCGAGGCCGAAAGCCTGCATGAAGCGCAGCACCACGGCGGCGAAAGCCTCGTTCACCTCTATGAGGTCGATGTCGGAAAGGCTCATGCCGGCCTTGGCGAGCAGCTTCTTCGTCACATCCACCGGGCCGGTGAGCATCAGCGCCGGCTCAGAGCCGATATTGGCGAAGGCGCGCACGCGGGCGCGGGGCTTCAGGCCATGGCGCTCGCCCGCCTCGCGCGAGCCGAGCAGCACCGCCGCGGCGCCGTCGACGATGCCGGAGGAATTGCCGGCGTGATGCACATGGGTCAATTTCTCGACATCGGGATGCGCCTGAATGGCGACCGCATCGAAGCCCGCCTGCTCGGCGAAGAAAGCGAATGACGGCTTCAGCGCGGCGAGCGACTGCATATCCGTCGAGGGGCGCATATGCTCGTCGCGATCGAGAATGGTGAGGCCGTTGACGTCCTTCACCGGCGCGATGGATTTCGAGAAGCGCTTCTCCTCCCAGGCGCGGGCGGCGCGCTGCTGCGACTGCACGGCGTAAGCGTCGACTTCATCGCGCGAAAATCCATATTTCGTCGCGATGAGATCGGCGGAGACGCCCTGCGGCATGAAGTAAGAGGGAATGGCGATGGTCGGATCGACCGGCCAGGCGCCGCCGGAGGCGCCGATGCCGACGCGGCTCATGCTCTCGACGCCGCCGCCGATGGTCAGCTCATGCTGACCGGACATGATCTGCGCCGCCGCGAAATTCACCGAGTCGAGACCGGACGCGCAAAAGCGATTGATCTGCACGCCGGGCACGCCATAGCCATAGCCGGCGGAGATCGCCGCGGCGCGGGCGATGTCGCCGCCCGCCTCGCCGACGGGATCGACGCAGCCGAGAATCACATCGTCGACCGGCGCGCCGTCGAGATTGTTCCTCTCCTTCAGCGCTGAAAGAGCGGTGACGGCGAGGCCGAGGCTCGACACCTCATGCAGCGAGCCATCGGGCTTGCCGCGACCGCGCGGCGTGCGCACGGCGTCGTAGATATAGGCTTCGGGCATGAAGCAGCTCCGTTGATGGGCGAGTGGCGAATAGGGAGTAGCGAATAGCTCGTCTCTCTCTATTCGCTACTCCCTATTCGCTATTCGCTTCGTCAAAACATCTCCGCCGGCAGGCTCATCAGCGTATCGACTCCCGCCGTGATGCGCGCCAGACGAAAGCTCGTCTCGGGCAGCATCTTCTCCATGAAGAATCTGCCTGTCGTCAGCTTGGCGTCGAGCCATGCGCCGTCGCCGGCGCTCTCCTTCTTCTTGTCGAGCGCGGCGCGGGCGATGCGCGCCCATGTGTAGCCGAGCGCCACGCGGCCGAAGAGATGCATGTAATCATAAGACGCGCCAGCGCCATTGTCGGGCTTGGCGAGCGCATTCTGCATCAGCCAGATCGTGGCCTTTTGCAAATCGCCGAGCGCGGCCTTCAGCGGCTCCACGAAGGGCTTCATCTCGTCGGAGCTCTCATGGGCGATGAAGTCGCTCACCTCGGCGAAATAGGCCATTGCGGCGCGGCCATTGTCCTTGGGCAATTTGCGGCCGACGAGATCGAGCGCCTGAATGCCATTGGCGCCCTCATAGATCATGGTGATGCGGGCGTCGCGCACGAATTGCTCGACGCCATTCTCGTCTATGTAGCCGTGCCCGCCCCATATCTGCTGCGCCTTGACCGCGCTCTCGAAGCCGAGATCGGTGAGCACGCCCTTCAGCACCGGCGTCAGCAGGCCGAGACGATCGTCCGCCGCCTGACGCGCCTTGGCGTCCTCTGATCGATGCGCGATATCGCTGTCCAGCGCGGTGGCGAGAGCGAGGCCGCGCGCCGCCTCGTTGAAGGCTTTCATCTCCATGAGGCCGCGCCGAATATCCGGATGCACGATGATGGGATCGGCGCCGCCGCCGGCGTTCTTCGCGCCGGTGAGCGCGCGTCCTTGCAGGCGCTCCTTGGCGTAGGCGGCCGCATTCTGATAGGCGACCTCCGATTGCGCGAGTCCCTGCACGGCGACGCCGAGCCGCGCCTCGTTCATCATCACGAACATCGCATTGAGGCCCCGATTGGGCTCGCCGACCAGAAAGCCCCTGGCGCCGTCATAATTCATCACGCATGTGGCGTTGCCGTGAATGCCCATCTTATGCTCGAGCGCGCCGCAGCGCACGGCGTTGCGGGCGCCGAGCGTCCCATCGGGATTCACCTCGTATTTCGGCACGATGAAAAGCGAAATGCCCTTCACCCCTGCCGGCGCGCCGTCGATGCGCGCGAGCACCAGATGAATGATGTTCTCGGCGAGATCGTGCTCGCCGGCGGAGATGAAAATCTTCTGCCCGGCAATGGAATAGGAGCCGTCCTCGCGCGGGCTCGCCTTGGTGGTGAGCAGGCCGAGATCGGTGCCGCATTGCGGCTCGGTGAGATTCATCGTGCCGGTCCAGCGGCCCGCGGCCATCGGCGGCGCGAAGAGGCGCTTCTGCTCCTCGCTGCCATGCCGCAGCAGCGCGGCGAGCGCGCCTTGCGTCAGGCCCGGATACATTGCGAAGGACATGTTGGCCGCCGAGGCGAATTCATTCATCACCACGGCCAATGTATAAGGCAGGCCTTGTCCGTCATATTCGGGCGGAACCGCCAGCCCCACCCAGCCGCCGGCGACGAACTCGCGATAGGCATCCTTGAAGCCCGCGGGAGTCGTGACGGCGCCTGCAGCGTCCAGCCGGCATCCTTCCGCATCGCCGCTGCGGTTCAAGGGCTGCAGCCGCTCCTCGCAGATTTTGCCCGCCTCGCCGATGATCTGCGGCAGAATGTCGGGCGCAGCGTCGGCGAATCCGGGCAGATTGCCATAGCGCTCGAAATGCAGGACGTCATTCAAGAGGAAGAGAGTGTCGTCCACCGGGGCCTTGTAGATCGGCATGAGAGCCCTCCCTGCGCGGATCGGTTAGGTGATATCTCGATATAGGCGTTTTCCCGGTGGTCGGCCGGCTCGTCGACGATCATGCGCCTGCCCCGGTTACGAAAACGCAACGTCGAACGCGCTTGGACGCGGAAAGACAAGTCGTTCATAATGCGTGCGAATCGGGGGTTCGTTGCGTGCGTCCTGCGCAGCAATAGGTAGAGAGCCGGCCCTTCCTGCGCAATAGGGGAGCCACACGGTCGGCTCCGCGCAAGCGTTAACCATTTATTTACCTTCTTCGAAGGAAAGTCCCCGGCGACGGCGTACCCCGCCCTCACAGCGTTCCGGCGCGATTCGCGCCTCTCGAGTCGTCGCTCGTCCAGTTTTCCCCAGGCCAACACGGGTCGAGCCCGCCGGATATCCGATGACAGAGGCATTTCCCTGGAGCTTCAAGGGTATAGATCACGAAACCCGCGATGTCGCGCGCGCCGCCGCACGACGATCGGGCAAGAGCCTTTCCGCTTGGCTCGATGACGTGATCCAAGAAAAAGCCAATTTCGACGAGCCGTCTTACGCGGTCGACGACGAGGAGCCGAACGCTCCGGCGCGCCGACGCGCGCTGCGCTCGCGTCTCTACGGACGCAATGATCGCGGCCGCATGCGCCGCGACGCCGCGCCGCGACGCGACCTGCGCGACGAGGAGCCGGAAGACGATTTCCGCTCGCTCGCGCCGCGCGGCCGCGCCGATGTCGACGCCAAGGCCATCGTCGACGACGCCGTCGCCCTCTTCGAGCGGCGCTCCGCCGAGAGCGAGCGCAAGACGGCCAACGCCCTCTCCGGCCTCGCCAAGCTGATCGACCGCAATCACACGAGCCGCGCCCGCCTCGGCGACGATATCGGCGCGGTGATGGACCGGCTCGGCCGCATAGAAGAGCGCATCGCCACCCGCCCGGATGAGGGCGTGCGGCCGATCCGCAATGCGCTGGCCCGGCTCGAGGCGCGCATCGACAGCCTCTCCAACGACGATCGCGCTTATGAGTTCGAGAATGCGCTCGGCGCGCTCGATCAGCGGCTCGCCGAAATTGCGGCGCGGCTGGACGAGGAAGCCGAGGAGCGACGACGCCAAGAGCGCGAGAAGCAAGAACGCGAGAAGCAGGAGCGCGACGGCCGGCAGGAGCGCGATCGTCGCGCCGCCGCGCGGCGTCCGCTCGCCGAGGCCGTCGCCGAGATCACCGAGCGCCAGCGCGCGCTCGAGGAGCAGGCGGGCGGCGCTTTCACCGCCAGAGCGGCGATCGAGTCGCGGCCGGCGATCTTCGACGGTCTCGCCGAATCGATCGAGTCGCTGTCGCGCCAGCTGATGTCGTCCCGCGCCGAGCAGAGCGTGCAGGGCGAGCAGCAAGCGGCCATCGTCGCCCAGATCGACCTTTTGCGCTGCGATCTCGAAGGCCTCTCCCGCGCCCTCGTCGATCTCGCGCCGCGCGCCTCCGTCGCCGCCGTCGAATCGGCGCTGCGCGAGCTGGCCGAGCGCGTCGAGGCGCAGCGCCTCTATGGCGTCGAGGAGATGGTGCTGGCGCCGGTCGAGCGGCTCACCGCCGATCTCGCCTCCATATTGCGCGATCTCGATCCGAGCCGCATCGTCGCCGTCCTCTATGAGGAAGTGCGCGCGCTGAACGACAAGCTCGCCGAGCATCACGCCGCCGGCGGCGCCGATCGCGCCGCCATAGACGCGATCACGCGCGAGACGCGCGA
It encodes the following:
- a CDS encoding class I SAM-dependent methyltransferase, whose product is MSALREDIVELIAQEGPITLERYMTLALSHPTKGYYTTRDPFGAGGDFITAPEISQMFGELIGLFAQEAWRAARSPAPLRLVELGPGRGTLMADALRVARIAPDFLSALDVHLIETSPVLEARQRQTLANAPAQVSWSADVARIPDGPAIIIANEFFDALPVRHFVQTERGWSERLVGMDEHDALAFGVGESVEADLTVAAPEGSIIEIGAIGARIMRDIAARLVAQGGALLVIDYGYAQTALGETLQAVSRHAYVDPLEAPGEADLTTHVDFAALARAATAAGAKVQGPVTQGAFLRQLGVVERAEALKKRATSEQRAEIDIALARLIGAGDPKRDMGELFKVIAVTHPDMPLLPGFFQ
- a CDS encoding acetyl-CoA C-acetyltransferase; this translates as MPEAYIYDAVRTPRGRGKPDGSLHEVSSLGLAVTALSALKERNNLDGAPVDDVILGCVDPVGEAGGDIARAAAISAGYGYGVPGVQINRFCASGLDSVNFAAAQIMSGQHELTIGGGVESMSRVGIGASGGAWPVDPTIAIPSYFMPQGVSADLIATKYGFSRDEVDAYAVQSQQRAARAWEEKRFSKSIAPVKDVNGLTILDRDEHMRPSTDMQSLAALKPSFAFFAEQAGFDAVAIQAHPDVEKLTHVHHAGNSSGIVDGAAAVLLGSREAGERHGLKPRARVRAFANIGSEPALMLTGPVDVTKKLLAKAGMSLSDIDLIEVNEAFAAVVLRFMQAFGLDDSKVNVNGGAIALGHPLGATGAMLVGTALDELERSGKSTALVTLCIGAGMGTATIIERV
- a CDS encoding acyl-CoA dehydrogenase C-terminal domain-containing protein produces the protein MPIYKAPVDDTLFLLNDVLHFERYGNLPGFADAAPDILPQIIGEAGKICEERLQPLNRSGDAEGCRLDAAGAVTTPAGFKDAYREFVAGGWVGLAVPPEYDGQGLPYTLAVVMNEFASAANMSFAMYPGLTQGALAALLRHGSEEQKRLFAPPMAAGRWTGTMNLTEPQCGTDLGLLTTKASPREDGSYSIAGQKIFISAGEHDLAENIIHLVLARIDGAPAGVKGISLFIVPKYEVNPDGTLGARNAVRCGALEHKMGIHGNATCVMNYDGARGFLVGEPNRGLNAMFVMMNEARLGVAVQGLAQSEVAYQNAAAYAKERLQGRALTGAKNAGGGADPIIVHPDIRRGLMEMKAFNEAARGLALATALDSDIAHRSEDAKARQAADDRLGLLTPVLKGVLTDLGFESAVKAQQIWGGHGYIDENGVEQFVRDARITMIYEGANGIQALDLVGRKLPKDNGRAAMAYFAEVSDFIAHESSDEMKPFVEPLKAALGDLQKATIWLMQNALAKPDNGAGASYDYMHLFGRVALGYTWARIARAALDKKKESAGDGAWLDAKLTTGRFFMEKMLPETSFRLARITAGVDTLMSLPAEMF
- a CDS encoding aldo/keto reductase, encoding MRYNQLGRTGLFVSEICLGAMTFGEAGGAGIWGAIADVDQQAATRIVERAFAAGVNFIDTADVYSFGRSEKMVGQALVDLGVKRKDVVIATKFYGETGAGPNDRGASRGHIMDSVEASLERLQTDHIDLYQIHGNDAVTPIEETLRALDDLVSRGLVRYIGLSNWQAWRIAKALGVSERLGFARYETVQAYYSIAGRDLEREIVPLLQEEKLGLMVWSPLAGGLLSGKYGPGAPEGAEGRRVSFDFPPVDKDRAWACVAAMREIGAKHGASVAEVALAYVLAKPFVTSVIIGARRIDQLEQNLAAAKLQLDAQDMERLDAVSALAKEYPGWMLERQGAFRRPAPFEPK
- a CDS encoding 3-hydroxyacyl-CoA dehydrogenase NAD-binding domain-containing protein; amino-acid sequence: MNLVNFRFETGADGVALLTWDSPDRSMNVITFEVMDELEKVIDEVASNPEIKGCVIASGKPAFSGGADLSMLQKSAVEYAKAVREQGEEAALKQFFEGARRLSLLYRKLETNGKPFAIAIHGACLGGAFELALACHYRVLSESDKTKVGLPEIKVGLFPGAGGTQRVARLMQTGDALQLLFKGEQLKASKAKAAGLVHELAPENEIVERARAWIVDGGKGKAPWDVEGFKPPSGRVFSPGGMMVWPAANAIYRRETFDNYPAAKAILHSVFEGLQLPFDLGLRVEARWFAHILRSKQAAAMIRSLFLSKNELEKGAHRPKEIPPAKFAKIGVLGAGFMGAGVAYVSALAGIEVVLIDRDQESADKGKAVIDKLVSGQVSRGRATAADKEALLSRITATPDYEKLAGADLIVEAVFEERGVKAEVTKKAQAVVGPDVIFASNTSTLPITSLAETSLRPENFVGIHFFSPVEKMLLVEVIRGKKTNDRAVATALDFVRVLKKTPIVVNDSRGFYANRCVLNFVREGQIMLTEGVPPAMIETAARMAGMPVGPLSLNDEIALDLAWKIHLATKKDLGAAAVDPTQERVLHFMVEQEGRLGRKNGKGFYDYPASGKKSLWPGLSALADEKLDPDSIDVEELKQRFLVVQAVEAARVLFDGVVTDPREADVGSILGFGFAPFTGGTLSYIDGVGTAAFVAICDELAQKYGERFAAPAELREMAKKGESFYGKYGAQAKAA
- the lgt gene encoding prolipoprotein diacylglyceryl transferase, which translates into the protein MPILALPFPMIDPVLIELGPLPIRWYALAYIAGLALGWLYARRLVSREHLWGKVAHPSRESLDDLLVYVALGVIIGGRLGHVLFYERAFYFAHPEEIVKTWKGGMAFHGGLIGAIVAMTLFAWREKILALTVADICATVAPIGIFFGRLANFIKPEMWGRESDVPWAMVFPGAGDAPRHPSQLYEAGLEGVALYILLAIAAQRGALKRPGLATGLFGVGYGAARIVSEFFREPDPLSEALDNGLTMGMALSAPMIVIGAGLILYALRSQKVEA